Part of the Aquimarina sp. MAR_2010_214 genome is shown below.
AAGACCAATAGCATTATTATTAAGTCTAACATAGTTCATGAGTGCTTTCATATCAGAATTTGATATGTTGGGATTTACCGTACTAACATAACTTATTATATATCGCATAATGAATTATATATTAGAGGGGTAACTACTTAAAGATACGAATTTTGGGGTGTTTTTGCCAGAATTTGAGGGGTTCTGTTGGAGGAATTTTCAATTTTTATCGAAAAAAATGAGTTTTTTACGGGTTACCGTAAGGGAATTACGGATTACCGTAAGAAAAAACCTCCGGTAATCAGCCGGAGGTCATTCATCAATCAAAAAACGAACAGTTATGTTATAAAACTGTTTGTAACCGCAATTTAGGAATTTATCCTAAATAAGTCTTTAATATTTTACTTCTAGATGTATGTTTTAATCTTCGAATTGCTTTTTCTTTGATTTGACGTACACGTTCACGTGTAAGATCAAAAGTTTCTCCAATTTCTTCAAGAGTCATTGGGTGTTGATCTCCAAGGCCAAAATAAAGTCGTATTACATCTGCTTCTCTAGGAGTAAGTGTTTCTAGAGCGCGTTCTATTTCTGTGCGAAGAGACTCATGTAATAGCGTTCTATCAGGATTTGGTGATTCTCCAGAATTTAATACATCATAAAGGTTAGAATCTTCTCCTTCAACCAGTGGAGCATCCATACTCACATGACGCCCAGAGTTCTTCATTGACTCTTTAACATCATTGATGGTCATGTCTAATTCTTTTGCAATTTCTTCGGCACTTGGTGGGCGCTCATGTGACTGCTCTAAGAATGCATATGTTTTATTGATCTTATTGATCGAACCAATTTTGTTTAATGGTAAACGAACAATACGAGATTGCTCTGCTAAAGCTTGTAGAATAGATTGACGAATCCACCATACGGCATAGGATATAAATTTAAATCCACGAGTTTCATCAAAACGTTTTGCAGCTTTAATTAATCCAAGGTTACCTTCATTAATTAAATCAGGAAGGGTAAGACCTTGATTTTGATATTGTTTTGCAACCGATACTACGAATCTAAGGTTAGCCTTTGTTAGTTTTTCAAGAGCTCTCTCATCACCAGCTTTTATACGTTGAGCTAATTCCACCTCTTCATCTGCAGTAATAAGGTCTACTTTTCCTATTTCTTGCAAATACTTATCCAGCGATGCAGTCTCACGATTCGTTACCTGCTTCGTAATTTTAAGTTGTCTCATCTATAGTTCTCCTTGAAATTTAATTTTGTGAATATTTAGGGCCTTTTACTTATTATACGTAATATGTTATCGAAATGTTACAAAAAGATTGTTTTTTTTTACAGAAAATATTTTTTGAATAGCTTGTTGGACTTCCTCAAGTATCGATATATGGGAGTTTGGTTATTTTTTGTAAAAATATTTTTTTTCAAAAAAAATAAAAAATAATGGATTTTATAAAGAATGTAGAAAACAATGCTGTACAGAACATTATTTAGAACTCATAAGAAACTCCTGTTTGAATTGTAAAGTATAAAGGTCGATAACTTTCAGAATTTTGACTAGCATTTTTTAATTGATACTTAAGTAAAGGCTCAACATTCAAAAACACTTTTTTTGATAGCTTATATCGAAGATTTGTTCCAATATTAATACTGAAATTTGTTTTCAGAATATTAGTATTGCTTCCTAACTTAAAATTGTTAGAAGCAGTGTTTATAGCAATATTATTTTCATCTAGAAACAGAAAACTTAATTCTCCTATTAGTGAAGTGCTAATCTGATTGTCTAAGATTTGATATTGTAACCCAAATGAAATATCGTTGTAAATTGTCTTTTGTATTACATCTACTTTTTCAGAATCTCCTATGATATCATTAATGGGTAAGATTATTCCCAAATCATTAAGTATAATTGGTAATTGATCGGTTTGTACATTTTTTATTTTGTTGCTTAACTTTAATCTATTAAATCCAACTCTTAGTGCTATTTTCTCGGTATAATATGTTTTAAAGAGAATACCATAACTTAAGCTTATTCTGCCACGATTTGTGTTTTTTGTAAGATGGTCGCTTAACAAAGAACCATTAGGGGCTATTATATATGTTGGAGTAATATGTACTCCAACACTAACTTTCTGAAATGGTTTTTTCTTTATTGGGTTCATATAAACTAATGTATCCTTATTCTTACGGTTAGTAATATTCGTATTCTTTTTGGATGCTATTAGAGTTTTTAGAGAATCATCTTTACGTTCTTTGTTTTTAGAGACTTTGTTGTGATTGTTGTTTAAAATATTATCCGTTTTGGTTGTTGTTTGACTGGTAGTTGAGGTTGCAGATATTGAGGTCCCTCTATTTATAGGATTAGTTTTTGTACTAGAAATAGAAGTGTTTGGCTTGTTTTTTATTTCTTCAATATCTCTATTGCTACCTTTTTTTGTGTTAGATGCCTGTTGATTAGTTTTGTGAGTAGGGAGCGGCATTTTATTTGTTGTTAATAGAAGACTAGTATTCGAAACATTTTTATTTGATGATAAACCAATACCATTATTAGTTTCACTATATAATAAAGACCAATTGTTTTCTATCGTACTTGTATGCAAATCATTGATGTCAGGTTTTGATTTGGGTGACATAGATACTGTTGTTATAACTTCATTACCTGATATTTGTAGTTTGTTATTTTCTGGATCTATTTCTTCGCAATTTTCTGGGGTTACTGGTTTTTTTGTTTTAGTATTAATTGAGTTTTCTGTGATACTATTATAGTTAGATGTATTAGCAGCAAAAAGTATTAATAACAAAAGAAATATAAGTACACCTACTACTTTTGCCCAATAAGAAAGCGTGTTATCTTCTTTTTTGGGTAACTTAGGTTCGATATCCTCCCAGGATAAATTACTAGGTGATTGATCAAAACTTTTAAGTTTTTCTTTAAAAGCTTTTCCTATGTCTTTTGGGTCAGCCATTACTTATTGCAATTTTTTTTAAACAATTGTTACTAGATGTTATTTTGGTTTTCAGTATAACTTTTGCTCTATGTAGGTTTGATTTTGAAGTTCCTTCAGAAATATGTAACATCTTGGCTATTTCTTTATGAGAATACTCATCCAGCTCATATAAGTTAAAAACCAATCTATATCTGTCGGGTAATTCTTGTATGTGTTTTAGTAATTCATCTAATGAAAGATTTAATGTTTCAGAATCAATTCTGGTATCTGCGAGATTCTCTTCATTTATATTTATATCAGTAAAAGATGTTTTTTTATATTTGTCTATAGCTTTGTTAATCGTTATTCTTTTCATCCAACCTTCAAAAGAACCTTTAAAACTATATTGATTTATCTTTTTAAAAATTGTAATAAAAGAGTCTTGTAAATTATCTTCTGCTTCATCATAATTTTTGCAATACTTAAGACTCAAAGCAAATAGTATATCCCTATAAAGGTGAAACAATTCACTTTGTGCTTTCCTGTTGTTTTTTTGGCACTTCTTAATTAGCTTTCTTGTGTCCAATTGGTTTTAAGCTTAGCAAAGACTATTTATCGAAATCTGAAATACTTTTAATAAACAAAAAGAACTCAATTTTCACCTTTAATTTTCACTATGTGGTACTTAAAATACTACATAAATTATCACTAGTTTACTTTTTAGACTGAATTGTTTTAGATGGTTGCGTAAAAGATTTAAAAAAAAGCAATCTTTCCTTGTTTTTAGGAAAGATTGCTAAAAGTAACAATTAGCTCTCGTCATTATTATCGCAGGCTTCAGCAAATAAAACTATTCTAATTATTTTAGATTTGTTGGTGTCTGTATTTTTGACGTTAACAAAAACTACTTGAGGATTAGTTGTGTTTTGATAAGCAGATGAGTCTAATATATTTGTTTCTTGTTCTGCATGTTCATAGGTTTGATAAAATGATACTATTAATAAAGAAGTATCTACATTTTCCTGAAAAGAAAGAATACAGTCTTTGTAATCATTAAAAATAAAAATGGCTGTTTCTTCAAAATTTTTCAATTCACATTCCTTAAATTCTACATAATCACATGAGTTTTCAACATTGCATTGTCTTTTGATGATATACTTATCGGTTTCATTAGATATTTCTACAGTTTCATCATCTATTATCACGGCTTTCCAATCAAAATTCCAATCTTTGGCTGTTTCAGAATCCCCTTCAAGGTGAATATTGATATGTAATTTACCTTCAAGAAAAAAGGATACCCACGAGGTTCTGTATGCATTACCCTTATCATAAAAAATACCGGTTCCATCGTCATAAAAATCTAGTAACGCATCATCATAGTTTTGATTATTGGTTGAAGAGGTAATTTTCCAAACGCAATTTTCTTCTAATATTCTATTACAATAAGTAATAATCTCTGATTCGATACAAGCCTCTATGGTTTTTTTTAATTCGGCATTGTTCTGGATGCTAAACGAACTACCATCTTCTAGAATGGTGGTTATGGGATAACTTAGGCCTATTGCACTATTACTTCCTTCGGAGTCTTCCAGAAGACCTACAAAATCTATATTATTGTAGACTATTCTACTATCTACAATTTCAGAATCTTCATCAAAAAGATATACATTGAAAGGATAAACAAAAGTGATACAGACGAGTTTATTATCTTCATTTTTGTTTTCTGAAATACTTTTTAACGAATTGAATAATTCTGAATCTGTTTCTATTTTTTGGATATTATCCGGAAATAGATCGAAGGATTCATTATGGCAGGAAACCATTGAAATTAGTAGGGTGCTAAGCAGTAGGGTTTTAAACGTTGTCATAGTTACATTATTTAAAGTCTTTGTCTTATAGACTGGTAGCCTCTAAATGGTTGCGTAACATTAACTTATTTATCTAAATCAATAATTAGTAAAATTTATAAGAAGGGGATGTGTTTGGAATTTAGATTGTGTGTAGTGAAATAAAAAACGCCTTCAAGATTCTTGAAGGCGTTTTACTAAATAGTATAGAAAAATTAATTTTCTTTTTTATCTCTGTGAGGTTTTCGATCTCCTCTTGGCTTATCACCTTCTGGTCTAGGAGGTCTAGGCAATAATGCTTTTCTAGACACTTTTTCTTTACGAGTTCTAGAATCAATTCCGAAATACTTTACATCAAAGATATCACCCATGTTTACAACATCGCTAACATTCTCTGTGCGTTCCCACGCTAATTCTGAAACGTGAAGTAAAACTTCATTACCCGGAGCTTCCATATATTCTACTACGGCACCAAAATCTAACATTTTGATTACTTTCACTTCATATACACTACCAACAACAGGTTTAAAAGTAATAGAATCGATTTTTGCTAATACTGCATCAATTCCTTCTTGATTTGTACCAAGAATCTCTACATTTCCTTCTTCTGTAACAGGATCTTCATTAATTACTATAGTTGTACCTGTAGTTTTTTGTAATTCTTGAATTACTTTACCTCCTGGGCCAATTAAA
Proteins encoded:
- a CDS encoding RNA polymerase sigma factor RpoD/SigA, coding for MRQLKITKQVTNRETASLDKYLQEIGKVDLITADEEVELAQRIKAGDERALEKLTKANLRFVVSVAKQYQNQGLTLPDLINEGNLGLIKAAKRFDETRGFKFISYAVWWIRQSILQALAEQSRIVRLPLNKIGSINKINKTYAFLEQSHERPPSAEEIAKELDMTINDVKESMKNSGRHVSMDAPLVEGEDSNLYDVLNSGESPNPDRTLLHESLRTEIERALETLTPREADVIRLYFGLGDQHPMTLEEIGETFDLTRERVRQIKEKAIRRLKHTSRSKILKTYLG
- a CDS encoding RNA polymerase sigma factor; translation: MDTRKLIKKCQKNNRKAQSELFHLYRDILFALSLKYCKNYDEAEDNLQDSFITIFKKINQYSFKGSFEGWMKRITINKAIDKYKKTSFTDININEENLADTRIDSETLNLSLDELLKHIQELPDRYRLVFNLYELDEYSHKEIAKMLHISEGTSKSNLHRAKVILKTKITSSNNCLKKIAISNG